In Rattus rattus isolate New Zealand chromosome 3, Rrattus_CSIRO_v1, whole genome shotgun sequence, one genomic interval encodes:
- the Rhoc gene encoding rho-related GTP-binding protein RhoC, producing MAAIRKKLVIVGDGACGKTCLLIVFSKDQFPEVYVPTVFENYIADIEVDGKQVELALWDTAGQEDYDRLRPLSYPDTDVILMCFSIDSPDSLENIPEKWTPEVKHFCPNVPIILVGNKKDLRQDEHTRRELAKMKQEPVRSEEGRDMANRISAFGYLECSAKTKEGVREVFEMATRAGLQVRKNKRRRGCPIL from the exons ATGGCCGCAATCCGAAAGAAGCTGGTGATTGTGGGTGATGGCGCCTGTGGGAAGACCTGCCTCCTCATCGTCTTCAGCAAGGATCAGTTTCCGGAGGTCTACGTCCCCACTGTCTTTGAGAACTACATAGCAGACATCGAAGTGGATGGCAAGCAG GTGGAGCTGGCTCTGTGGGACACAGCAGGGCAAGAAGACTACGATCGCCTGCGGCCTCTCTCCTACCCGGACACTGACGTCATCCTCATGTGTTTCTCCATTGACAGTCCTGACAGCCTGG AAAACATTCCTGAGAAGTGGACCCCGGAGGTGAAGCACTTCTGTCCCAACGTGCCCATCATCCTAGTGGGGAATAAGAAGGACCTGAGGCAAGATGAGCATACCAGGAGAGAGCTGGCCAAAATGAAACAG GAGCCGGTTCGATCTGAGGAAGGCCGGGACATGGCAAACAGGATCAGCGCCTTCGGCTACCTTGAGTGCTCAGCCAAGACTAAGGAAGGGGTGCGGGAGGTATTTGAGATGGCCACTCGGGCTGGCCTACAGGTCCGGAAGAATAAGCGCCGGAGGGGCTGTCCCATTCTCTGA